The DNA segment AACGAAGACCCGCTCTTTGCACCCAGTCCCAACATCTATTCCATGCCGGAAGTAGACTGGAAAGTGCGCTTCAACCTTGATACAACCCGGAAAAGCTTTTATGTGGAACGTGAACTGGGCGAAAACATCTTTCACGTCACACAGGGGCCGGAAAAAAAGAAAGAGCAGGAAGTCCCTTTTGTAACACATGGCATTCAGTCGGCCCTGGAGCTGCTGCCGGATACCGTGCACAGGGAAGTCGTATACAAAACATGGAAATCAACCCGCAACCTGCAACCCATGATCCGCAGTCAGCAACCGGTAACGATACATTCACAGCCTACCGATTCCATGCTGAAGCCCATGATGCACCGGAGCGATAACTTTTATGCAGAGCAGGCACTGCTCATGGTAAGCAATCAAAAGCTGGGCATCATGAGTGACCGCTCTATCATTGATACCCTTTTAAAAAACGATCTGGCCGATCTGCCGCAGGCGCCCCGCTGGGTAGATGGCAGCGGGCTCAGCAGGTACAACCTCTTTTCTCCGCAGGATTTTGTGGCCATACTCAACAAAATGCAGCAACAATTTGGGATGGACCGCCTGAAAAACATCTTCCCTACGGGGGGACGTGGTACATTGGGCAACTTCTATAAAAAAGACAGCGGTTACCTCTATGCAAAAACAGGCACCTTATCGGGTGTGGTAGCATTAAGCGGTTACCTCTATACCCGTAAAAACAAACTGCTCATCTTCTCAGTACTCGTCAACAATCACAATGGCAATGCCGTAGCCGTCAGGCGCAGCGTGGAAGCCTTCCTCACCGGTATCAGGAATAAATATTAATAAATACCAGGTCAGGGCAATGTAATACGTTCCAATGGTTTAATATTCATAGAGGCCGCCAGCTCCTGGTAGGCCAGT comes from the Paraflavitalea devenefica genome and includes:
- the dacB gene encoding D-alanyl-D-alanine carboxypeptidase/D-alanyl-D-alanine endopeptidase, which produces MKKNTGYLLFTMLVFAACSPQKHINKQARQSILQDPAVSKAHIGVSIFDLTDNKYLYNYQGDKYFVPASNTKIVTCFAALKYLGDSLTGVRYLENDTAVFLLPAADPTLLHPEFKKQPVIDFLQKTTKNIYITDQDWKDKPLGSGWGWSDYNEDYMPERSALPVFGNIVRWVQEAPEGVQNEDPLFAPSPNIYSMPEVDWKVRFNLDTTRKSFYVERELGENIFHVTQGPEKKKEQEVPFVTHGIQSALELLPDTVHREVVYKTWKSTRNLQPMIRSQQPVTIHSQPTDSMLKPMMHRSDNFYAEQALLMVSNQKLGIMSDRSIIDTLLKNDLADLPQAPRWVDGSGLSRYNLFSPQDFVAILNKMQQQFGMDRLKNIFPTGGRGTLGNFYKKDSGYLYAKTGTLSGVVALSGYLYTRKNKLLIFSVLVNNHNGNAVAVRRSVEAFLTGIRNKY